From the genome of Streptomyces sp. S4.7:
CACCGGGATGCATCTGCCGGTCGTCCACACGCTCAACGCCGTACGGGCCCTGCGCGGCACGGCGGAGCTGCTGGGGACCGAGGACCTGGACGAACTGTCGGCGCTGGCGCTCAAGTCCACGCCGGGCGCGTCCGGTCTGGTGTTCCTGCCCTATCTGGAGGGCGAGAAGACGCCGCATCTGCCGCACACGGCGGGCACGTTGACCGGTCTGCGGCGTGAGTCGATGAAGCCGGAGCATCTGGCGCGGGCCGCGTTCGAGGGGATGCTCTGCTCGCTGGCCGACGCGATGGACGTGGTGCGGGGACGCGGGGTCGAGGTGCGGCGGGTGTTCCTGCTGGGTGCGGCGGCCGGGCTGCCTGCGGTACAGGCGGCGGCGCCGGGGATCTTCGGGGCGCAGGTCGTCGTCCCGGAGCCCGCGGAGTACGCGGCGCTGGGCGCGGCGCGGCAGGCCGCGTGGGCGCTGGGCGTCTCGAAGAACACGCTGTCGCCGCACAGCCCGCCCGACTGGCGGGGCGCGGCGGTGCAGGTCTTCGAGCCGGGCGAGGAGGCGGCGGTGGGTGCCGCGGTGCGCCAGCAGTACACGTCCGCCCGCGATCACATCCACCCGGGTGCCTTCTCGGCCGCTCCGGGGGCCTAGGGGGCGGGCGGGGCGGGGGCCGGGCGAAGGGCGGGGCGGGGGGGCCGAGGGCTCGGAGCGGAGCCCTCCGGTACGACAGTCGTTCTTGACTTGTCCTTTGTGGAAAACCCTTGGGTTCCAGCGGCTGGAGTGTCGCAGGATGGGTCCGACCCCCGATCTTGCCGAGCCCGAGAGACAGCACGTGCTGCTACGACTACTCAGAACCCATCTCGCCCCCTACAAGAAAGCCATCGGTCTGCTGGTGGTGCTCCAGCTGCTGCAGACCTGCGCCTCCCTCTATCTGCCCACCCTCAACGCCGACATCATCGACAACGGTGTCGTGACGGGTGACACGGGTTACATCATGGAGTTCGGCGCTCTCATGATCGCCGTGAGCGTCCTCCAGGTGCTCGGCCAGATAGGCGCCGTCTACTACGGCGCGCGTACCGCCTCGGCCCTCGGCCGGGACGTGCGGGCCGCGATCTTCGACCGGGTGCAGAGCTTCTCCGCCCGTGAGGTCGGCCAGTTCGGGGCGCCGTCGCTGATCACGCGCACCACCAACGACGTCCAGCAGGTGCAGATGCTGGTGCTGATGTCGTTCACGCTCATGGTGTCGGCCCCGATCATGTGTGTCGGCGGCATCGTGATGGCGCTCGGCCAGGACGTGCCGCTGTCCGCGGTGCTGCTCGCCGTCGTGCCGGTCCTCGGCATCTCCGTGAGCCTGATCGTGAAGCGGATGCGCCCGCTGTTCCGCACCATGCAGGAGCGGCTCGACACGGTGAACCGGGTGCTGCGTGAGCAGATCACCGGCAACCGCGTCATCCGGGCGTTCGTCCGCGACGAGTACGAGAAGAAGCGGTTCGAGGGTGCCAACACCGCCCTCACCGAGACGCAGCTGGCGACCGGCCGGCTGATGGCGCTGATGTTCCCGGTCGTGATGACGGTCGTGAACGTGTCGTCCGTCGCCGTCGTCTGGTTCGGCGCGCACCGGATCGACAGCGGCGGGATGCAGATCGGCGCGCTGACCGCGTTCCTCGCGTATCTGATGCAGATCGTGATGGCCGTGATGATGGCCACCTTCATGTTCATGATGGTGCCGCGCGCCGAGGTGTGTGCCGAGCGCATCGAGGAGGTGCTGGACACCAGGTCGAGCGTCGTACCGCCCGAGGATCCGGTGCTGATGCTGCGCCGGCACGGTCATCTGGAGGTGCGGGGCGCGGAGTTCCGCTACCCGGGGGCCGAGGAGCCGGTGCTTCGTGATGTGTCACTGACCGCCAGACCGGGCGAGACGACCGCCGTCATCGGCTCGACCGGCAGCGGCAAGTCGACACTGCTGGGGCTGGTGCCCCGGCTGGTCGACGCGACGGCCGGCGAGGTGCTGGTGGACGGTGAGAGCGTACGCCGTCTCGATCCGGCGCTGCTGGCCAAAACGGTCAGCCTGGTGCCGCAGAAGCCGTATCTGTTCTCGGGCACGGTGGCGACGAATCTGCGGTACGGGAATCCGGACGCGACCGACGAGGAGCTGTGGCACGCGCTGGAGGTCGCGCAGGCCAAGGAGTTCGTCACCGACCTGGAGGGCGGGCTGAACGCGCCCATCGCGCAGGGCGGGACGAACGTCTCCGGTGGGCAGCGCCAGCGGCTCGCGATCGCGCGCACGCTGGTGCAGCGGCCGGAGATCTATCTGTTCGACGACTCGTTCTCCGCGCTGGACTACGCGACGGACGCGGCGCTGCGAGCCGCCCTGGCGCGCGAGACCGCGGAGGCGACGGTGGTGATAGTCGCCCAGCGGGTGTCGACCATCCGCGATGCCGACCGGATCATCGTCATGGACGAGGGCCGGGTGGTCGGTCAGGGACGCCACCGCGAACTGATGGCCGGGAACGAGACGTACCGGGAGATCGTGCTCTCCCAGCTGACCGAGGCGGAGGCGGCCTGATGAGCGGTCCTGGCGGACGCATGATGGCGGCCGGCGCGGGTTCCCCGTCGCAGCGGTCGATGGATTTCAAGGGGTCGAGCAAACGGCTGCTGCGGCAACTCGCGCGGGAGAAGGTCACCCTGTGGTGGATGGTCGCCGCGGGTGTGCTGAGCGTGGCCGCCTCGGTGGTCGGCCCGAAGATACTCGGCTCGGCGACCGACCTGATCTTCGCGGGGGTCGTCGGCCGTCAGACGCCGGGGGGCGCCGGCAAGGAGGAGACCGTCTCGCGGCTCCGGGAGGAGGGCGACAGCGGGCTCGCCGACCTGCTCTCCGGGGTGGACTTCGTACCGGGGCAGGGCATCGACTTCGACGCGGTCGGCCGGGTCCTGCTGGTGGCGCTGGCGGTGTACGTCGCGGCCGGGCTGCTGATGCTGGTCTCGACGCGGCTGTCGATCCGGGTCATCAACCTCACCATCTACCGGATGCGCGAGGACGTACAGGCCAAGCTGTCACGGCTGCCGCTGTCGTACTTCGACCGTCAGCAGCGCGGTGAGGTCCTGAGCCGGGCGACGAACGACGTCGACAACATCTCCCAGACGCTCCAGCAGACGATGGGCCAGCTCATCAACTCCCTGCTGACGATCGTCGGTGTCCTCGGGATGATGCTGTGGATCTCGCCCCTGCTGGCGCTGGTCGCGCTGGTGACCGTGCCGCTGTCGGTGCTGGTGGCGACGAAGGTCGGCAAGCGCTCGCAGCCGCACTTCGTACAGCAGTGGAAGTCGACGGGCACGCTGAACGCCCATATCGAGGAGATGTACACCGGGCACGCCCTGGTGAAGGTCTTCGGGCGGCAGGACGAGTCGGCGCGGGCGTTCAAGGAGCAGAACGAGGCGCTGTACCAGGCCGGTTTCAAGGCGCAGCTCAACAGCGGCGTGATGCAGCCGCTGATGTTCTTCATCTCCAACCTCAACTATGTGCTGGTGGCGGTCGTCGGCGGGCTGCGCGTCGCGTCGGGGACGCTGTCGATCGGTGATGTACAGGCGTTCGTCCAGTACTCGCGCCAGTTCTCGATGCCGCTGACGCAGGTGGCGTCGATGGCCAACCTCGTCCAGTCCGGGGTCGCGTCCGCCGAGCGGATCTTCGAGCTGCTGGACGCGGACGAGCAGGAGAAGGACGCTCCCTCGGCCGCGCGTGCGCACGAGTTGCGGGGACGGGTGGCGCTGGACGGCGTGGCGTTCCGCTACGAGCCGGACAAGCCCCTCATCGACGACCTGTCGCTGTCGGTGGAGCCGGGCCAGACGGTGGCCATCGTCGGCCCGACGGGCGCGGGGAAGACGACGCTGGTCAATCTGCTGATGCGGTTCTACGAGGTGACGGCCGGCCGGATCAGTCTGGACGACATCGACATCGCCACCATGTCGCGGGAGGACCTGCGGTCCCGGATAGGCATGGTCCTCCAGGACACCTGGCTGTTCGGCGGCACGATCGCGGAGAACATCGCGTACGGCGCGGCGGGCGAGGTCACCCGGGAGGAGATCGAGGAGGCGGCGCGGGCGGCCCACGCGGACCGTTTCATCCGCACGCTGCCCGACGGCTACGAGACCGTGATCGACGACGAGGGGTCGGGCGTCAGCGCGGGCGAGAAGCAGCTCATCACGATCGCGCGGGCGTTCCTGTCGGACCCGGTGATCCTGGTGCTGGACGAGGCGACCAGCTCGGTGGACACCCGTACCGAGGTGCTGATCCAGAAGGCGATGGCCCAACTGGCGCACGGGCGGACGAGCTTCGTGATCGCCCACCGGCTGTCCACGATCCGCGACGCGGACGTGATCCTGGTGATGGAGAACGGCTCGATAGTCGAACAGGGCACGCACGGAGGGCTGCTCGCGGCGCAGGGCGCGTACGCCCGGCTGTACGCGGCGCAGTTCGCGCAAGCGGTGGCCGAGGTGGACTAGGGCGTGTCCGGAATGTAGCGCCGTCCGCGCGCAGGGCGGGGCCCGCGGCGGCCGGTGCGGTGCATCGCGAAGCGCGGAGGATCGGTGTTGTGGACGGCCCGGTCGTACTCGGCCGACTCCGACAACGCGGCAAGCTGCCGTGCCGGGCGTCGCGGGCCGGGTGGGACTTCGACGACAGGTCCCGGTGCGAGTGGGTCTGACCGGACCTCCGCCCGGTGGGCCGGATCGTCCTCAATCGCCGGACGGGCTTGAAGTGCCCGTCCGGCTCCGGCCTCAGTCCAGGTAGCCGCGCAGTTGGTCCGCGAAGGCGTGGTCGCGGAGTTTGTTCAGGGTCTTGGACTCGATCTGCCGGATGCGCTCGCGCGTCACGCCGAAGATCCGGCCGATCTCCTCCAGCGTGCGGGGGCGGCCGTCCGCCAGGCCGTAACGGAGCTGGACGACCTTGCGTTCGCGCTCGCCGAGCGTGGAGAGGACCGCTTCCAGATGCTCGCGGAGCAGCAGAAACGCCGCCGATTCGACGGGGGAGGCGGCGTCGCCGTCCTCGATGAGGTCACCGAAGGCGACATCGTCCTCCTCCCCCACCGGCGCGTGCAGGGAGACGGGTTCCTGGGCGAGCCGCAGGACCTCGCCGACCCGCTCGGCGGTGAGCTCCAACTGGGCGCCGACCTCTTCGTGGGTCGGTTCGTAGCCGCGCTCCTGGAGCATGCGGCGCTGGACCCGGACGACGCGGTTGATCAGCTCGACCACATGGACGGGGACGCGGATGGTGCGGGCCTGGTCGGCCAGCGCGCGCGACATCGCCTGGCGGATCCACCACGTCGCGTACGTCGAGAACTTGTAGCCGCGCGCGTAGTCGAACTTCTCCACGGCCCTGATCAGGCCGAGGTTCCCCTCCTGGACGAGGTCGAGCATCGTCAGTCCGCGGCCGATGTAGCGCTTGGCGACGGAGACGACGAGTCGCAGATTCGCCTCGATGAGCCGTCTCTTGGCCATCCGGCCGCGCACGACGAGCCGGTCGAGGTCGAGTGCGAGCTGGGAGTCCAGGTCGGGCGTCGAGCCGAGCTTCTCCTCGGCGAAGAGGCCGGCCTCGACGCGGCGGGCGAGGTCCACCTCCTCGACGGCGGTGAGCAGCTGGATCCGCCCGATCTCGCGCAGATACTGCCGGAAGAGGTCGGACGAGGGCCCGCCGCTGTCGGCCTTGCCCCGAGGGCTGACGCGCTCCGGGACCTCGGGGATGTCCACCGGGTCCTCGGTGACGGTCTCCGGGGCCGGCTCCGGGGTCGCCTCGGGATGGTGCGCGGCTCGGCTTTGCGAGGGAACCGCCGACACCAGTTCGGTCTCGGTCAGGGTCTGGGTCTGGGTCTGGGTCTGCACGGGGGCGGCCTCCAGGGTGATCGCTGCCGGATCGGGGGCGTGCGGCAGCGGGACGTGGGCGGCCGGGCCGCCGTCAGTCCCGTACACGATGAGCGGATCCGCGGGGATGAGTGGCCCACCGTGGGTGGACCGGCCGCGCTCCGAGAACACAGGCACCGCTGCCCAGTGTGGGGTACAGCGCACTGCCGCCACGAGAGGCGTGCGAGGACTTTCTGAGTCCCGTGCGTAACCGGGCAGTTACCGAAGGATGTTTAAAACGGCGGGAGTTGGGACCGGTGGGACGGCAGTGGCGGCGGCCGCAGGGAGCCGGGTCCGTACGGTGGCCGCTTCGTCCGCGATCGCCGGACGGGCCGGCTTCGCAGGCGTCAGAGCGCCGCCGCGCCGCTGTTGCGGAGGGACTGGCGGTACTGCTGGAGCACCCACAGCTCGTTCTGCACCGCCTGGTGCCGTTCGGCGTCGGCGCCCGTACCGAGGCGGGCCAGTGTGCTCGTCACGTCGTGGATGCGGAGGTCGACGGCCCGCAGCCGGACCCGTACCAACTGCTCCCCCGCGTACGCCTCGTCGATCGTCTTGCCGTGGAACACCTCCACCGCCAGCTCCGTGACCAGGGCGCGCACCGCGTCGTTCGGCGCGGCCTCGCGGACCCCGGCCAGATACTCCGGCGCCGAGACGATGCCCTGCTCGGCGCCGCCCGCGTCCTCGACGGCACGGCGGACGGCGGCGTACGGCGGGGCGGTGAACTCGTCCACGCCGTACGCGTCGAAGGCCGGGGAGACCAGCTCCGGGCGCTGGAGGGCGAGCTTCAGCAGTTCGCGCTCGGTGCGGTGGGCGGGACTGCGGAGGTTGAGCGCGGGGCCGGAGAGGGCCGGGGAGGAACCGGAGTCGTACGAACCCTGCGGGCCGTTCGGCCGGCTCCCGCGGCCGTCCGCCGGGCCCGCGGGCCCGCGCCCGCCCCGGTCACGGGCCCAACGGGCCATCTGGGCCACCCGCTTGACCACGAACTGGGTGTCGAGGATGCCGAGGATGCCGGCGAGCTGGACAGCGACCTCGTGCTGCGAGGCGCCGTTCTTGATCCGGGCGACGATGGGGCCCGCCTCGTCCAGCGCGGACGCGCGGCCCGCCGGGGTCTCCAGGTCGTACCGGGACACGATCTGGCGGATCGCGAACTCGAAGAGCGGCGTGCGCGGTTCCACCAGGTCCTGGACCGCCGCGTCGCCCTTGCTGAGCCGCAGTTCGCACGGGTCCATGCCGTCGGGCGCGATCGCGATGTACGTCTCGGCGGCGAACTTCTGGTCGTCCTCGAAGGCACGCAGCGCCGCCTTCTGGCCCGCCGCGTCACCGTCGAAGGTGAAGATCACCCGCGCGCTGCCGTTGTCCATCAGCAGCCGGCGCAGGATCTTGATGTGGTCGGTGCCGAAGGCCGTGCCGCAGGTGGCGATGGCGGTGGTGATCCCCGCCAGATGGCAGGCCATCACGTCCGTGTAGCCCTCGACCACCACCGCGCGGCTGGCCTTGGCGATGTCCTTCTTCGCCAGGTCCACCCCGTAGAGCACCTGCGACTTCTTGTAGATCGCCGTCTCGGGGGTGTTCAGATACTTCGGCCCGTTGTCGTCGTCGCGCAGCTTGCGGGCGCCGAAGCCGACGACTTCGCCCGAGATGTCCCGGATGGGCCACATCAGCCGGCCCCGGAACCGGTCGATCGGGCCCCGGCGGCCGTCCTGGGAGAGTCCGGCGAGCAGCAGTTCCTTGTCGCTGAAGCCCTTCCCGCGCAGGAAGCGGGTCAGATGGTCCCAGCCCGCCGGGCTGTAACCCACCCCGAAGTGCTCGGCCGCCGCCTGGTCGAAGCCCCTCTCGGCCAGGAACTTCCGGCCGATCTCGGCCTCTTCACCGCCGAGCCGCTCCGCGTAGAACTCGGCCGCCGCCTTGTGCGCCTCCACCAGCCGGATGCGCTCGCCCCGCTGGTGGGTGGGGTTGTAGCCGCCTTCCTCGTACCGCAGCGTGATGCCCGCCTTGGCGGCGAGGCGTTCGACCGTCTCGGAGAAGGAGAGATGGTCGATCTTCATCACGAAGGCGATGGTGTCCCCGCCCTCCTGGCAGCCGAAGCAGTGGAAGAGACCCTTGCTCGGACTCACCTGGAAGGACGGGGACTTCTCGTCGTGGAAGGGGCACAGACCCTTCAGGTTTCCGCCGCCGGCCGGGCGCAGTTGCAGGTACTCGGACACGACGGTGTCGATCGGGACCGCGTCCCGAACCACCTTCACGTCGTCATCGTTGATCCTGCCTGCCACGCGAGAATTCTACGGGGACGCACCGACATTCCCTTACGCCCGGTCCGCGGACGGGCGACACGGACGCGCGACGGTGCGCGGGCCGGTGCGAGGGCCGGTCAGGTGCCGAGCGTGTCCAGCGGCACCGTCGGGTCGGCGAGCGCGTCCAGATCCTGCTGGGCGCCGGAGCGGATGAGCCGCTGAATGTCGCCGGTGACGTCCCACACGTTGACGTTCATCCCTGCGAGCACCCGGCGGTCCTTGAGCCAGTAGGCGATGAACTCCCGCTTTCCGGCGTCCCCGCGCACCACCACCTGATCGTAGCTGCCGGGCGGCGCCCAGCCCGAGTACTCGAGCCCGAGGTCGTACTGGTCGGAGAAGAAGTACGGGAGCCGGTCGTACCTCACGTCCTGGCCGAGCATCGAGCGGGCGGCGGCGGGTCCGCCGTTGAGCGCGTTGGCCCAGTGCTCCACGCGGAGCCTGTCCGCCGGCAGGTCGGTGCCGGGCAGCGAGAAGGGCACGGAGGCCACGTCGCCCGCCGCGTAGATGTCCGGGTCGGAGGTGCGCAGCGCCAGGTCGACGGCGATGCCGCCGCCCTGCTCGCGCCCCACGAGGTCGAGTCCGGCCGCCTCGGCGAGGCCCGTGCGGGGCGCGGCGCCGATCGCGGCGAGCACGTCGTGCGCCATGTGCTCCTCGCCGTCGTCCGTACGGACGGAGAGGACCATGCCGTCCTGGCCGACGATCTCGGTGAGGCGGGCGCCGAAGTGGAACCGTACGCCGTGCTCGCCGTGCAGTTCGGTGAAGAGCTGTCCCAGCTCCGGGCCGATGACGTCGTAAAGAGGCGTCGGCCGCGGCTCGACGACGGTGACCTCGGCGCCGTACCCGCGGGCGGCGGCGGCGACCTCCAGACCGATCCAGCCGCCGCCCGCGACGACGAGGTGGCCGTTGTCGCGGCCCAGGGCGGTGAGGACGTGGCGCAGCCGGTCGGCGTGGGCGAGCCTGCGCAGATGGTGGACGCCCGCGAGGCCGGTGCCGGGGATGTCGAGGCGGCGCGGTTCGGAGCCGGTGGTCAGGAGCAGTTTGTCGTAGCGCACGGAGGTGCCGTCGCCGAGGTGGACGCACCGGGTGTCGCGGTCGATCCCGGTGACCGTCTGGCCGAGGTGGAGCTCCACGTGGTGGCGGGCGTACCAGGAGGGCTCGTGGACGAAGACGCTGTCGCGTTCCTCCTTACCGAGGAGGAAGCCCTTGGACAGCGGGGGGCGTTCGTAGGGGTGGTCACCCTCGTCCCCGATGACGATCACTCGGCCGGTGAATCCGTCGGAACGGAGGGTTTCCGCGGCCTTCGCCCCGGCCAGCCCACCACCGACGATGACGAATGTCCGATGTGCGTCGACCACTTGCTGCCTCCTCTTTACGCTGCCGCCATCTGTGAGCGTCCCGCACGGAGCGTGATGGCGAAAGAGGGGAGGCTCCACGGGCATGGTTCCGGCTTGATGTGGCTACCTTGCTACACGCGTCACCCCCGTGACGGGGCGGCTCGGCCGCTTCGGCCGTTGGCTGAATATGACGGGTGCGGGATGCGGGACGCGGGGCGTCCCGGTCTCCGACCACCGCGATCAGGTGCGGCCGGTGAGCGCCGTGTGGAGGGATCGCGCCGCGGCATCCGTGAGAGAGGCGATCTGGTCGACGATCACACGCTTGCGGGCGCGGTCGTCCACCGCCGTCTCGAAGAGCGCGCGGAACTGCGGATCCAGCCCCTCGGGCGCGCGGGCCGTCAGCGTCCAGGCGAGCTCGGCCAGGACGATGCGCTGGTCCGCGCGGAGGGATTCCTGGTCGGCGCGCTGCATCACATAGCGGTGGGCGACGGTCTTGAGCACGGCGCACTCCTCGCGCGCCTCGCGCGGGACGACCAGCGAGGCGCCGTACCGGGTGAGCCGTCCGGTGCCGTACTCCGCCCGGGTCGCGCCCTCCGCGGCGAGACAGAACCGCCCGATGAGCTGGCTGGTGGCGTCCTTGAGCCTGGCCTGTGCGACGGCCGTCCCGTCGTAGCCGTGCGGCCACCACTCCTGGGCCGTGAGACGGTCGAGCGCGGCGGCGAGTTGGTCAGGGTCGGTGTCGTGCGGTACGTAGCGGCCGATCGCGACCGCCCAGATCTCGTCGCGTTCGGGTGCGGAGAGCAGCACCCGGTGGTCGATGTGTCCGGCGTGCAGGCCGTCCTCGAAGTCGTGGACGGAGTAAGCGACGTCGTCGGCCCAGTCCATGACCTGGGCCTCGAAGCAGGTGCGGTTCGGCGGCGCGCCGCGCCTGGCCCATTCGAAGACCGGCAGGTCGTCCTCGTACACACCGAATTTCACCGAGTCCGGGTCGGTGGGGTGGGCGCCCTGCTGCCAGGGGTACTTCGTCGCGGCGTCCAGTACGGCGCGGGTGAGGTTGAGGCCGACGCTGACGAGGCGGGCGCCGCCGCCGGCCGCCGCCTCGGCCTCGACCGCCGCCTCGGCGTGGGGCGTGGTGACCTCGGGGGTCACCGAGTCGGCGCGGACGAAGCGCTTGGGCTCGATGCGGGTGAGCAGCCGCAGCGACTGGGCGTTGCCCTCGAAGCCGCCGCAGTCCTTGGCGAAGTCGTTCAGCACCTGTTCGCCGTTGTGGCCGAACGGCGGGTGGCCCATGTCGTGCGAGAGGCACGCCGTCTCCACGAGGTCCGGGTCGCAGCCGAGCGCGGCGCCGAGTTCGCGGCCGACCTGGGCGCACTCCAGGGAGTGGGTCAGCCGGGTGCGGGGGCTGGCGTCCCACTCCTGGCTCTGCGAGCCGGGTGTCACGACCTGGGTCTTGCCGGCGAGACGGCGCAGGGCTGAGGAGTGCAGGACGCGTGCGCGGTCGCGCTGAAAGGCGGTGCGGCCGGGACGTTTGTCGGGCTCGGCCGAGAAGCGCCGGGTGTCCGCCTCGTCGTAGGGGATGCCATCGTGAGGTGCGGTGATGCCTTCCATGCGACGAAGGTAACCGGCTCGGTGGCCGGGGCGGGCTCCAGGTGGGTCCGGGCCTCGTCGTAGCGGAGCAGGAGGAGACGGGCCAGGTCCGGGTGGTCGCCGAGCGGGGCGGCGGCGATCCAGGGGGCGTGGGCGGCCGAGCGGGTGGCGAAGTGGCCGGGGGCGGTGAAGTACGACGCCAGCGCGATACGGCTGTGGCCGTGTGCGGTCAACTCCCGTACGGCGTCGGGGACGGTGGGCGCGGCGGCCGACGCGTACGCGGGGACGACCGGCACTCCGCCGAGCCGTGCTTCGAGGAGCGCGGCCGTGCGCCGGGTGGCCGCGGCCGACCGGGGGTCGCGTGATCCGGCGGCGGCGAGGACGACGCCGGTGTCGTGCGCGCGGTGCGGGTCGTCGTGCCAGCCGGCCTCCACGAGGCGGGCGTAAAGGGTCT
Proteins encoded in this window:
- a CDS encoding FAD-dependent oxidoreductase, with the protein product MVDAHRTFVIVGGGLAGAKAAETLRSDGFTGRVIVIGDEGDHPYERPPLSKGFLLGKEERDSVFVHEPSWYARHHVELHLGQTVTGIDRDTRCVHLGDGTSVRYDKLLLTTGSEPRRLDIPGTGLAGVHHLRRLAHADRLRHVLTALGRDNGHLVVAGGGWIGLEVAAAARGYGAEVTVVEPRPTPLYDVIGPELGQLFTELHGEHGVRFHFGARLTEIVGQDGMVLSVRTDDGEEHMAHDVLAAIGAAPRTGLAEAAGLDLVGREQGGGIAVDLALRTSDPDIYAAGDVASVPFSLPGTDLPADRLRVEHWANALNGGPAAARSMLGQDVRYDRLPYFFSDQYDLGLEYSGWAPPGSYDQVVVRGDAGKREFIAYWLKDRRVLAGMNVNVWDVTGDIQRLIRSGAQQDLDALADPTVPLDTLGT
- a CDS encoding RNA polymerase sigma factor yields the protein MPVFSERGRSTHGGPLIPADPLIVYGTDGGPAAHVPLPHAPDPAAITLEAAPVQTQTQTQTLTETELVSAVPSQSRAAHHPEATPEPAPETVTEDPVDIPEVPERVSPRGKADSGGPSSDLFRQYLREIGRIQLLTAVEEVDLARRVEAGLFAEEKLGSTPDLDSQLALDLDRLVVRGRMAKRRLIEANLRLVVSVAKRYIGRGLTMLDLVQEGNLGLIRAVEKFDYARGYKFSTYATWWIRQAMSRALADQARTIRVPVHVVELINRVVRVQRRMLQERGYEPTHEEVGAQLELTAERVGEVLRLAQEPVSLHAPVGEEDDVAFGDLIEDGDAASPVESAAFLLLREHLEAVLSTLGERERKVVQLRYGLADGRPRTLEEIGRIFGVTRERIRQIESKTLNKLRDHAFADQLRGYLD
- a CDS encoding ABC transporter ATP-binding protein codes for the protein MSGPGGRMMAAGAGSPSQRSMDFKGSSKRLLRQLAREKVTLWWMVAAGVLSVAASVVGPKILGSATDLIFAGVVGRQTPGGAGKEETVSRLREEGDSGLADLLSGVDFVPGQGIDFDAVGRVLLVALAVYVAAGLLMLVSTRLSIRVINLTIYRMREDVQAKLSRLPLSYFDRQQRGEVLSRATNDVDNISQTLQQTMGQLINSLLTIVGVLGMMLWISPLLALVALVTVPLSVLVATKVGKRSQPHFVQQWKSTGTLNAHIEEMYTGHALVKVFGRQDESARAFKEQNEALYQAGFKAQLNSGVMQPLMFFISNLNYVLVAVVGGLRVASGTLSIGDVQAFVQYSRQFSMPLTQVASMANLVQSGVASAERIFELLDADEQEKDAPSAARAHELRGRVALDGVAFRYEPDKPLIDDLSLSVEPGQTVAIVGPTGAGKTTLVNLLMRFYEVTAGRISLDDIDIATMSREDLRSRIGMVLQDTWLFGGTIAENIAYGAAGEVTREEIEEAARAAHADRFIRTLPDGYETVIDDEGSGVSAGEKQLITIARAFLSDPVILVLDEATSSVDTRTEVLIQKAMAQLAHGRTSFVIAHRLSTIRDADVILVMENGSIVEQGTHGGLLAAQGAYARLYAAQFAQAVAEVD
- the dnaG gene encoding DNA primase encodes the protein MAGRINDDDVKVVRDAVPIDTVVSEYLQLRPAGGGNLKGLCPFHDEKSPSFQVSPSKGLFHCFGCQEGGDTIAFVMKIDHLSFSETVERLAAKAGITLRYEEGGYNPTHQRGERIRLVEAHKAAAEFYAERLGGEEAEIGRKFLAERGFDQAAAEHFGVGYSPAGWDHLTRFLRGKGFSDKELLLAGLSQDGRRGPIDRFRGRLMWPIRDISGEVVGFGARKLRDDDNGPKYLNTPETAIYKKSQVLYGVDLAKKDIAKASRAVVVEGYTDVMACHLAGITTAIATCGTAFGTDHIKILRRLLMDNGSARVIFTFDGDAAGQKAALRAFEDDQKFAAETYIAIAPDGMDPCELRLSKGDAAVQDLVEPRTPLFEFAIRQIVSRYDLETPAGRASALDEAGPIVARIKNGASQHEVAVQLAGILGILDTQFVVKRVAQMARWARDRGGRGPAGPADGRGSRPNGPQGSYDSGSSPALSGPALNLRSPAHRTERELLKLALQRPELVSPAFDAYGVDEFTAPPYAAVRRAVEDAGGAEQGIVSAPEYLAGVREAAPNDAVRALVTELAVEVFHGKTIDEAYAGEQLVRVRLRAVDLRIHDVTSTLARLGTGADAERHQAVQNELWVLQQYRQSLRNSGAAAL
- a CDS encoding ABC transporter ATP-binding protein, whose amino-acid sequence is MLLRLLRTHLAPYKKAIGLLVVLQLLQTCASLYLPTLNADIIDNGVVTGDTGYIMEFGALMIAVSVLQVLGQIGAVYYGARTASALGRDVRAAIFDRVQSFSAREVGQFGAPSLITRTTNDVQQVQMLVLMSFTLMVSAPIMCVGGIVMALGQDVPLSAVLLAVVPVLGISVSLIVKRMRPLFRTMQERLDTVNRVLREQITGNRVIRAFVRDEYEKKRFEGANTALTETQLATGRLMALMFPVVMTVVNVSSVAVVWFGAHRIDSGGMQIGALTAFLAYLMQIVMAVMMATFMFMMVPRAEVCAERIEEVLDTRSSVVPPEDPVLMLRRHGHLEVRGAEFRYPGAEEPVLRDVSLTARPGETTAVIGSTGSGKSTLLGLVPRLVDATAGEVLVDGESVRRLDPALLAKTVSLVPQKPYLFSGTVATNLRYGNPDATDEELWHALEVAQAKEFVTDLEGGLNAPIAQGGTNVSGGQRQRLAIARTLVQRPEIYLFDDSFSALDYATDAALRAALARETAEATVVIVAQRVSTIRDADRIIVMDEGRVVGQGRHRELMAGNETYREIVLSQLTEAEAA
- a CDS encoding deoxyguanosinetriphosphate triphosphohydrolase; its protein translation is MEGITAPHDGIPYDEADTRRFSAEPDKRPGRTAFQRDRARVLHSSALRRLAGKTQVVTPGSQSQEWDASPRTRLTHSLECAQVGRELGAALGCDPDLVETACLSHDMGHPPFGHNGEQVLNDFAKDCGGFEGNAQSLRLLTRIEPKRFVRADSVTPEVTTPHAEAAVEAEAAAGGGARLVSVGLNLTRAVLDAATKYPWQQGAHPTDPDSVKFGVYEDDLPVFEWARRGAPPNRTCFEAQVMDWADDVAYSVHDFEDGLHAGHIDHRVLLSAPERDEIWAVAIGRYVPHDTDPDQLAAALDRLTAQEWWPHGYDGTAVAQARLKDATSQLIGRFCLAAEGATRAEYGTGRLTRYGASLVVPREAREECAVLKTVAHRYVMQRADQESLRADQRIVLAELAWTLTARAPEGLDPQFRALFETAVDDRARKRVIVDQIASLTDAAARSLHTALTGRT